One segment of Synechococcus sp. A15-24 DNA contains the following:
- a CDS encoding DUF192 domain-containing protein — MDLPAPQQLPVTAQWCLEDRRCIALEVARTPQQQQIGLMQRPALPPLRGMWFPFDSPRPLSFWMLNTLAPLDMLFLRGNRVMAIAADVPVCPKLPCPSYGPADSSDGVVELRAGEARRLGIRPGDPVQIETISS, encoded by the coding sequence ATGGATCTACCGGCACCGCAGCAGCTGCCCGTCACCGCGCAATGGTGCCTGGAAGACCGGCGCTGCATCGCCCTGGAGGTAGCCCGCACCCCACAGCAGCAGCAGATCGGTCTGATGCAGAGGCCGGCCCTGCCGCCGCTGCGGGGCATGTGGTTTCCCTTTGACTCTCCCAGGCCGCTGAGCTTCTGGATGCTCAACACCCTGGCGCCGCTGGACATGCTGTTTCTGCGGGGCAACCGGGTGATGGCCATTGCGGCTGATGTTCCGGTTTGTCCGAAGCTGCCTTGCCCCAGCTACGGCCCGGCGGATTCCAGTGATGGGGTGGTGGAGTTGCGGGCCGGGGAGGCCCGTCGCCTGGGCATTCGCCCTGGCGATCCAGTCCAGATTGAGACGATATCGTCTTAA
- a CDS encoding winged helix-turn-helix domain-containing protein yields the protein MTAEPLLLLVGASAVALAPRLAASGYSTVDWLSAGVASSTAQVGEEPLAAVLAADQAAKVRDLRQRFRGMPILLDLKQDSVDARAACLCAGADDFWLSSIGPSDLLLRLRLHRTVQARLGHRPTLLELGDLSLDRATRQVRRAGRTVALTAREFALLLVLMRSPGQVFSREQLLQEVWQDERASSNVVEVYVRYLRQKLEADGESRLLLTVRGRGYSLGPVVGEG from the coding sequence ATGACCGCTGAGCCGCTTCTGCTGTTGGTGGGAGCGTCAGCGGTGGCTCTGGCTCCACGGCTGGCGGCATCGGGCTACAGCACAGTGGATTGGCTCAGTGCCGGTGTGGCCTCCAGCACGGCGCAGGTGGGTGAGGAGCCGCTAGCGGCGGTGCTGGCTGCTGATCAGGCCGCCAAGGTGCGGGACCTGCGTCAGCGCTTCCGGGGGATGCCGATCCTTCTGGATCTGAAACAGGACAGCGTTGATGCCAGGGCGGCCTGCCTTTGCGCCGGGGCGGATGACTTCTGGCTGTCGTCCATTGGTCCCAGTGATCTGCTGCTCCGCCTGCGGTTGCATCGCACCGTCCAGGCCCGCCTGGGTCATCGGCCGACGTTGCTGGAACTGGGTGATCTCAGTCTTGATCGCGCCACCCGTCAGGTGCGACGGGCCGGCCGCACCGTGGCCCTCACGGCCCGTGAGTTCGCCTTGCTGCTGGTATTGATGCGGTCGCCTGGGCAGGTGTTCAGCCGTGAGCAGTTGCTGCAGGAGGTTTGGCAGGACGAACGGGCCAGCAGCAATGTTGTGGAGGTGTATGTGCGTTATCTGCGCCAGAAGCTGGAAGCCGACGGCGAATCGCGGTTGCTGTTGACGGTGCGCGGTCGTGGCTACAGCCTCGGTCCTGTCGTCGGGGAAGGCTGA
- a CDS encoding sulfotransferase → MTFCRLTWLHDGAGKSHWLIKNSVQTARVSLVLKHFPRARFVLLFRSPVDSIRSLVQMKQRLGALVGMQPLPDPRTQVEETATAHRELLEAFEASLHLIPAQQLLELDYDDLISQPLQAVEGIYTHFGLTSWPVAEAPIKARIDRARSYTADPVQLPPLAERRLQELVKAL, encoded by the coding sequence TTGACGTTCTGCAGGCTCACCTGGCTGCATGACGGTGCAGGCAAATCGCACTGGTTGATCAAGAACTCGGTGCAAACCGCCCGAGTGAGTCTGGTGCTGAAACATTTCCCCAGGGCCCGGTTTGTGCTGCTATTCCGATCTCCGGTCGACTCAATCCGCTCGTTGGTGCAAATGAAGCAACGGTTGGGGGCGTTGGTGGGGATGCAGCCGCTGCCGGATCCCCGTACACAGGTTGAAGAGACGGCGACGGCCCATCGGGAGCTGCTGGAAGCGTTTGAGGCCTCCCTTCATCTGATCCCAGCGCAACAGCTGTTGGAGCTGGACTATGACGACCTGATCAGCCAACCGCTGCAGGCTGTTGAAGGCATTTACACCCACTTCGGTTTGACCAGCTGGCCGGTGGCCGAGGCGCCGATCAAGGCCCGCATTGATCGAGCACGGTCCTACACCGCTGATCCGGTGCAGCTGCCGCCGCTGGCGGAGCGTCGCCTTCAGGAATTGGTGAAGGCGTTATGA
- the pheS gene encoding phenylalanine--tRNA ligase subunit alpha, producing the protein MSAPVTLQQLTDQLDALEQQATTEIFEASDAAALEQLRVGLLGKKGRISGVLGAMGKLPGSERPLVGQRANVLKTQVQSLLAERLAAVKQAAMAERIARESIDVTAPASGIPMGHRHPLITTTEEIVDLFLGLGYSVAEGPEVEKDHYNFTALNIPEDHPARDMQDTFYLKGDLLLRTHTSPVQIRHLEQNPPPVRIVAPGRVYRRDAVDATHSPVFHQVEVLAIDEGLDFSHLRGTVMAFLKAFFGDLPVRFRASYFPFTEPSAEVDVQWRGRWLEVMGCGMVDPAVLEGLGLDPERYSGFAAGLGVERFCMVRHGIDDIRRLYTSDLRFLEQF; encoded by the coding sequence GTGAGCGCCCCGGTCACCCTGCAGCAGCTCACCGATCAGCTGGATGCGCTCGAGCAGCAGGCCACAACCGAAATCTTCGAGGCGTCCGATGCCGCGGCCCTCGAACAACTGCGGGTGGGTCTGCTAGGCAAAAAAGGACGGATCTCTGGGGTGCTCGGGGCCATGGGCAAGCTGCCTGGCAGTGAACGCCCGCTGGTGGGTCAGCGGGCCAATGTGCTCAAAACCCAGGTGCAGAGCCTGCTGGCTGAGCGTCTTGCGGCGGTGAAGCAGGCTGCGATGGCGGAACGCATCGCCCGCGAAAGCATTGATGTGACGGCGCCGGCGTCGGGGATCCCGATGGGGCACCGCCACCCCTTGATCACCACCACCGAGGAGATCGTCGATCTTTTTCTCGGCCTCGGTTACAGCGTGGCCGAAGGGCCCGAGGTGGAGAAGGACCACTACAACTTTACGGCGCTGAACATTCCCGAGGACCATCCGGCCCGGGACATGCAGGACACCTTTTATCTGAAGGGTGATCTGCTGCTGCGGACCCACACCTCACCGGTGCAGATCCGCCACCTGGAGCAGAACCCGCCACCGGTGCGCATCGTCGCCCCTGGACGGGTGTATCGACGCGATGCCGTCGATGCAACCCACTCGCCGGTGTTCCATCAGGTGGAGGTGCTGGCCATTGATGAGGGACTCGACTTCAGCCACCTGCGCGGCACGGTGATGGCCTTCCTCAAGGCTTTCTTCGGCGACCTGCCGGTGCGCTTCCGGGCCAGTTACTTCCCCTTCACGGAGCCTTCAGCCGAGGTGGACGTGCAGTGGCGGGGGCGTTGGTTGGAGGTGATGGGCTGTGGAATGGTCGATCCCGCTGTACTGGAGGGTCTGGGCCTCGATCCCGAGCGCTATAGCGGCTTTGCGGCTGGTCTGGGGGTTGAACGCTTCTGCATGGTCCGTCACGGCATTGACGACATCCGCCGGCTTTACACAAGCGATCTGCGCTTCCTCGAACAGTTCTGA
- a CDS encoding NAD(+) kinase, protein MPRIGLIVNDGKPLAVQTADTIQQRLELAGHAVVRASSSGGMVGFANPDQHLRLLGYSACVPEGFNSSIALAIVLGGDGTVLSAARQTAPVGVPILTINTGHLGFLAEAYLGDLDRALEVVLTEQWTIEERSNLVVSVMRGDQRRWEALSLNEMALHREPLTSMCHFEIAIGRHAPVDIAADGVILSTPTGSTAYALSAGGPVISPDCPVLQLTPIAPHSLASRALVFSDREPVTVFPATPERLMMVVDGSAGCYVWPEDRVLIRRSEHPVRFVRLVDHEFFQVLRNKLGWGLPHIAKPDKG, encoded by the coding sequence GTGCCCCGGATCGGACTGATCGTGAATGACGGCAAGCCGCTGGCGGTGCAGACGGCGGACACCATTCAGCAACGGTTGGAGCTGGCTGGCCACGCGGTGGTTCGCGCCAGTAGTTCCGGTGGCATGGTGGGCTTCGCTAATCCGGATCAGCATCTCCGCTTGCTGGGCTACAGCGCCTGCGTGCCGGAGGGGTTCAACAGCAGCATTGCCCTGGCGATCGTGCTGGGCGGTGACGGCACGGTGCTGTCGGCAGCGCGGCAGACCGCACCGGTGGGGGTTCCGATCCTGACCATCAACACCGGCCATCTGGGCTTTCTGGCGGAGGCTTACCTCGGCGATCTCGACCGGGCACTGGAGGTGGTGCTCACCGAGCAGTGGACGATCGAGGAGCGCAGCAACCTGGTGGTGAGTGTGATGCGAGGGGACCAGCGCCGCTGGGAAGCCCTGTCGCTCAACGAGATGGCACTGCACCGGGAGCCGCTCACCAGCATGTGTCACTTCGAGATCGCCATCGGGCGTCATGCGCCAGTGGACATCGCCGCCGATGGCGTGATCCTCTCCACTCCCACCGGCTCGACGGCCTATGCCCTCAGTGCCGGCGGTCCGGTGATTTCACCCGATTGTCCGGTGCTGCAGCTGACGCCGATCGCTCCCCATTCCCTGGCCTCCCGCGCGCTGGTGTTCAGCGACCGTGAACCGGTGACGGTGTTCCCGGCGACTCCTGAACGTCTGATGATGGTGGTGGATGGCAGTGCTGGTTGCTATGTCTGGCCTGAGGACCGCGTTCTGATTCGCCGCAGTGAACACCCGGTGCGTTTCGTGCGGTTGGTGGATCATGAGTTCTTCCAGGTGCTGCGCAACAAGCTGGGTTGGGGCCTGCCGCACATCGCTAAGCCAGATAAGGGATGA
- a CDS encoding sulfotransferase, with protein sequence MARPLEAMARAELVVDRVVATGFIRPSVLWRGLQRCRPSFSHWGVGLLIGLSGLFVEPLAWLQSLLFAKRLRRAQLPDDPIVIIGHWRSGTTFLHQLLACDSAVATARNTLTVAPQVALLLQPWIAPLMKVWITRVRPIDAVPWGPDDPQEDELGLARLTFDTNMGGMAFPRDYLANFRRHVLETSTAYERQ encoded by the coding sequence GTGGCCAGACCTCTTGAAGCCATGGCACGGGCCGAGCTGGTGGTTGATCGAGTGGTGGCAACGGGATTCATCCGCCCATCGGTGCTCTGGCGGGGGCTGCAGCGCTGCCGTCCCTCGTTCTCCCATTGGGGGGTGGGTTTGCTGATCGGCCTCAGCGGTCTATTTGTGGAGCCGTTGGCATGGCTGCAATCGCTTCTGTTTGCCAAGCGGTTGCGGCGGGCGCAGCTGCCGGACGATCCGATCGTGATCATCGGCCATTGGCGCAGTGGCACCACTTTTCTTCACCAGCTGCTGGCCTGTGATTCCGCCGTGGCAACAGCCCGCAACACGCTCACGGTGGCTCCCCAGGTGGCGTTGCTGCTTCAGCCCTGGATTGCCCCTTTGATGAAGGTCTGGATCACCCGGGTTCGGCCGATCGATGCGGTGCCCTGGGGCCCGGATGACCCCCAGGAGGACGAACTCGGCTTGGCAAGGCTTACCTTCGACACCAACATGGGTGGCATGGCATTCCCGCGGGACTATCTCGCGAACTTTCGCCGGCACGTGCTGGAGACCAGCACGGCCTATGAGCGGCAGTAG
- a CDS encoding DUF3611 family protein: MADRLDFQQLSFGVRRMGWIRFWIQVVLGIVVVGVLLFNNVGSSLARNAERAVGLGPGLSLTTLAFLVLLYSLWQGWLIVRTGRAIDSGARPSRRETARLIKRGLIADLLGLVFAAIGYQALAGSLFVQASMQTPGIAIGGRGMADNLAITSLEMLSVLSNTQVLFAHLIGLLFSLWLLQRIYRTS, translated from the coding sequence ATGGCGGATCGCCTTGATTTCCAGCAGCTGTCCTTCGGTGTGCGTCGCATGGGCTGGATCCGCTTCTGGATTCAAGTGGTGCTCGGCATCGTGGTGGTGGGGGTGCTGCTGTTCAACAACGTGGGTAGCAGCCTGGCCCGTAACGCAGAGCGCGCCGTCGGCCTTGGCCCTGGCCTCTCTCTGACGACCCTGGCTTTCCTGGTGCTGCTCTACAGCCTGTGGCAGGGCTGGTTGATCGTGCGCACCGGTCGTGCGATCGACAGCGGCGCCAGGCCAAGTCGCAGGGAAACCGCTCGTTTGATCAAACGGGGGTTGATCGCAGACCTGCTAGGTCTCGTGTTCGCGGCCATCGGCTATCAGGCCCTTGCCGGCAGCCTGTTTGTGCAGGCGTCGATGCAGACCCCCGGCATCGCCATCGGAGGTCGTGGCATGGCGGATAACCTGGCCATCACCTCCCTGGAGATGCTGTCAGTGCTCAGCAACACCCAGGTGCTGTTCGCCCACTTGATCGGCCTGCTGTTCTCACTGTGGCTGCTGCAGCGGATCTATCGCACCAGCTGA
- the surE gene encoding 5'/3'-nucleotidase SurE: MRVLISNDDGVFAEGIRTLAAAAVARGHDVTVVCPDQERSATGHGLTLQTPIRAERADELFVPGVTAWACSGTPADCMKLALFELVKDKPDLVLSGINHGPNLGTDVFCSGTVAAAMEGTLEGIPSMAISSACFQWRQFQAGAELAVEIAEQALADQWPENLLLNLNIPPCNRDAMGPLRWTRLSIRRYDEQFSSRVDPRGRAYYWLAGEVVNDLESAGEGPRDWPSDVAQIHANSPSLTPIQPDLFWRGSLSGLPQLKLKDQLVR, from the coding sequence ATGCGGGTCCTGATCAGCAATGACGATGGCGTCTTCGCCGAAGGCATCCGCACCCTGGCGGCGGCTGCCGTCGCCCGCGGCCACGACGTCACCGTGGTCTGCCCGGATCAGGAGCGCTCCGCCACCGGCCATGGCCTCACGCTGCAGACCCCCATCCGGGCGGAGCGGGCCGATGAACTGTTCGTTCCTGGCGTGACCGCCTGGGCCTGCTCCGGCACACCGGCGGATTGCATGAAGCTGGCCCTGTTCGAACTGGTGAAGGACAAACCTGATCTGGTGCTCTCCGGCATCAACCACGGCCCCAACCTGGGCACCGATGTGTTCTGCTCCGGCACCGTCGCTGCGGCGATGGAAGGCACCCTGGAGGGCATCCCATCAATGGCGATCAGCAGCGCCTGCTTCCAGTGGCGGCAGTTCCAGGCCGGCGCCGAACTGGCGGTGGAGATCGCCGAACAGGCCTTGGCGGATCAATGGCCGGAGAACCTGCTACTCAACCTCAACATCCCCCCCTGCAATCGGGACGCCATGGGCCCGCTGCGCTGGACCCGCCTGTCGATCCGCCGCTATGACGAGCAGTTCAGTTCCAGGGTGGACCCGCGGGGTCGGGCCTATTACTGGCTGGCCGGTGAAGTGGTGAACGACCTGGAGTCTGCCGGTGAAGGTCCGCGGGACTGGCCCAGCGATGTGGCTCAGATCCATGCCAACAGTCCATCCCTCACCCCGATCCAACCCGATCTGTTCTGGCGGGGATCCCTCAGTGGACTGCCGCAGCTGAAGCTGAAGGATCAGCTGGTGCGATAG
- a CDS encoding GH116 family glycosyl hydrolase encodes MAPFGLSALRSLLGRGVNNTPWQPPEASWSRRFGLGWESPYTVRYASNLDDGPDHGMPLGGFGAGCLGRSPSGAFNLWNLDGGEHWFGSIPDCQFALWEQQGEDVRAHALATAPDRDDTDPSGGTPLSAWQWYPASTQGRSTGTYAARYPLSWTHHEDVYRAGVLCEAFSPILPGDYQRTSYPVAVFRWQFSNPTDQPLELSLMLCWRNTAGWFTNTDAAAEVHFRDDGSPEHNYAPAIGRGEGQRNRQVDQPGLSGVLLEGQPSMPLAEGEGQWCLALPDDLDGVQVMRCSRWDPSGDGSELWTPFAADGRIPDSNNDRASRSGEQASAAIAVKFTLAPGASREIPLVISWDLPVTAFASGSSALRRYTDFFGSSGNNAAAIAAEALRDWRQWREQIDAWQQPVLARTQLPEPLRMALFNELYDLCSGGSLWTAASPADPHGRFGVLECLDYAWYESLDVRLYGSLALLQLWPELDKAVLRSFAHAIPAADANQRPIGWYFTQGRGRVEADRKVAGATPHDLGAPNERPFDATNYTAYQDCNLWKDLASDYVLQVWRTFRLAPTGEDLRFLAECWPSAVQALDYLKGFDVNNDGLPDNGGAPDQTFDDWPLQGVSAYCGALWIAALEAALAMAQRLQLDLGLDTAAEQRRFGAWLEQSRANFDDLLWNGEYYRIDAESGTPVVMADQLCGDFYARLLGLPPVVSDARARSTLKAVKEACFERFESGRLGVANGLRRDGSPLDPNGTHPLEVWTGINFGLASYYRLMGESKTALAICSAVVGQVYSGGMQFRTPEAITAVNTFRACHYLRAMAIWGLWATDTGWERIPGVAER; translated from the coding sequence ATGGCCCCCTTCGGACTTTCCGCTCTGCGTTCGCTGCTGGGGCGTGGCGTCAACAACACACCATGGCAACCGCCGGAGGCCAGCTGGAGTCGTCGCTTCGGCCTGGGCTGGGAGTCGCCTTACACCGTGCGGTACGCCAGCAACCTCGACGATGGCCCCGACCACGGCATGCCTCTCGGCGGCTTCGGGGCTGGCTGCCTCGGCCGTTCCCCCAGCGGAGCCTTCAACCTCTGGAACCTCGATGGTGGGGAGCACTGGTTTGGATCGATCCCCGACTGTCAGTTCGCCCTCTGGGAGCAGCAGGGCGAGGACGTCCGTGCCCATGCCCTGGCCACGGCTCCAGACCGTGATGACACCGACCCCAGTGGCGGCACACCCCTGAGCGCCTGGCAGTGGTACCCCGCCAGCACCCAGGGCCGCAGCACCGGCACCTACGCCGCCCGCTATCCCCTCAGCTGGACCCACCACGAGGACGTTTACCGCGCCGGCGTTCTGTGCGAGGCCTTCAGTCCCATCCTTCCTGGGGATTACCAGCGCACCAGTTATCCGGTGGCGGTGTTCCGCTGGCAATTCAGCAACCCCACCGATCAGCCGCTGGAGTTGTCCCTGATGCTGTGCTGGCGCAACACGGCGGGTTGGTTCACCAATACCGACGCTGCCGCGGAGGTGCATTTTCGTGATGACGGCAGCCCGGAGCACAACTACGCCCCGGCGATCGGTCGTGGTGAAGGACAGCGCAACCGCCAGGTTGATCAGCCGGGATTGAGCGGTGTGCTGCTGGAGGGCCAGCCCTCGATGCCACTGGCGGAAGGCGAGGGTCAGTGGTGCCTGGCTCTGCCGGATGACTTGGACGGCGTGCAGGTGATGCGCTGCAGCCGCTGGGATCCCAGCGGTGATGGCAGTGAGTTGTGGACCCCCTTCGCCGCCGATGGGCGGATCCCCGACAGCAACAACGACCGTGCCAGCCGTTCCGGCGAGCAGGCCAGTGCTGCCATCGCCGTGAAATTCACGCTGGCTCCCGGTGCCAGCCGTGAGATTCCGCTGGTGATCAGCTGGGACCTGCCGGTGACGGCTTTCGCCAGTGGCAGTAGCGCGCTGAGGCGTTACACCGACTTCTTTGGCAGCAGCGGTAACAATGCCGCCGCCATTGCTGCAGAAGCCCTGCGCGATTGGCGCCAATGGCGGGAGCAGATCGATGCCTGGCAGCAGCCGGTGTTGGCCCGCACGCAATTGCCGGAGCCGCTGCGGATGGCGTTGTTCAACGAGCTCTACGACCTCTGCAGTGGCGGCAGCCTCTGGACTGCGGCGTCACCGGCGGATCCCCACGGCCGCTTCGGTGTTCTGGAGTGCCTCGACTACGCCTGGTACGAAAGTCTTGACGTGCGTCTGTACGGCTCACTGGCGCTGTTGCAGCTCTGGCCGGAGCTGGACAAAGCGGTGCTGCGCAGTTTTGCCCATGCTATTCCTGCCGCGGATGCCAACCAACGGCCGATCGGTTGGTATTTCACCCAGGGCCGTGGCCGGGTGGAGGCGGACCGCAAGGTGGCGGGAGCGACGCCCCATGACTTGGGGGCCCCCAACGAACGTCCCTTCGACGCCACCAATTACACCGCCTATCAGGACTGCAACCTCTGGAAGGATCTGGCCAGTGATTATGTGCTGCAGGTGTGGCGCACCTTCCGCCTGGCGCCCACCGGCGAAGACCTGCGCTTTCTGGCGGAGTGCTGGCCCTCAGCGGTTCAGGCCCTCGATTACCTCAAAGGCTTCGACGTCAACAACGATGGTCTCCCCGATAACGGCGGCGCCCCTGATCAAACCTTTGACGACTGGCCGTTGCAGGGTGTGAGTGCCTATTGCGGCGCACTCTGGATCGCGGCCCTGGAGGCCGCGCTGGCGATGGCTCAGCGGTTGCAGCTTGATCTCGGTCTGGACACCGCCGCGGAACAGCGGCGGTTCGGTGCCTGGCTCGAGCAATCCCGCGCCAACTTCGACGACCTGCTCTGGAACGGCGAGTACTACCGGATCGATGCGGAGAGCGGCACACCGGTGGTGATGGCGGATCAACTCTGTGGTGACTTTTACGCCCGGCTGCTGGGGCTGCCACCGGTGGTCAGTGACGCCAGGGCACGCAGCACCCTGAAGGCGGTGAAGGAGGCCTGTTTTGAGCGGTTTGAGTCTGGACGTCTCGGCGTGGCCAACGGTCTGCGGCGGGATGGCAGTCCCCTGGACCCCAACGGCACACACCCTTTGGAGGTGTGGACCGGCATCAATTTCGGTTTGGCCAGTTACTACCGGCTGATGGGAGAGAGCAAAACGGCGTTGGCCATCTGCTCAGCCGTGGTGGGCCAGGTGTATTCAGGAGGTATGCAGTTCCGCACACCTGAGGCGATCACCGCTGTGAACACCTTCCGTGCCTGCCACTACCTGCGGGCCATGGCCATCTGGGGCCTGTGGGCCACGGACACCGGGTGGGAGCGGATTCCCGGCGTGGCGGAACGCTGA
- a CDS encoding helix-turn-helix domain-containing protein yields the protein MDRIKSVNSAAVTPEQFQRLVELTRPQLHDPIQAELIEAELLELLSDRRLSQLNGGDLSHRAGLMKDLIAWGQENPRQVISLEDLTTTFFASRSSIVHSCCASFVMGPMALLKQIRLGQVQAVLLNPQRRESMGLSTVQAVATHFGFSSRNHFARDYRQLGEAPRETLQRSATPGIRSHPVSVAHRPQMAMARR from the coding sequence TTGGATCGGATCAAAAGTGTGAATTCGGCCGCCGTCACCCCTGAGCAATTCCAGCGGCTGGTTGAGCTCACCAGGCCACAACTTCACGATCCGATTCAGGCGGAACTAATTGAAGCCGAACTGCTGGAACTGTTAAGCGACCGACGCTTGAGCCAGCTCAATGGCGGCGATTTGAGCCATCGCGCCGGGCTGATGAAGGACCTCATCGCCTGGGGGCAGGAGAACCCCAGGCAAGTCATCTCCCTGGAAGACCTCACCACCACGTTCTTCGCGTCGCGCTCCTCAATCGTGCACAGCTGCTGCGCCAGCTTCGTCATGGGGCCGATGGCCCTGCTGAAACAGATCCGTCTCGGCCAGGTACAGGCGGTGCTGCTGAACCCGCAACGCCGAGAGTCGATGGGGCTCAGCACAGTCCAGGCCGTGGCAACCCACTTCGGCTTCAGCAGTCGCAATCATTTCGCCCGCGATTACCGCCAGCTTGGTGAAGCACCGAGAGAAACGCTTCAGCGTTCCGCCACGCCGGGAATCCGCTCCCACCCGGTGTCCGTGGCCCACAGGCCCCAGATGGCCATGGCCCGCAGGTAG
- the cbiE gene encoding precorrin-6y C5,15-methyltransferase (decarboxylating) subunit CbiE, whose translation MIDVIGTDAGAPASLPAAQQALIRAAEQIAAPRRLQPALETWLECPVPLIDSDDPRHLVEVLSALSAQTNAVVLASGDPLWFGIGRILAERLGPERLRFHPAPTCLQMAFARIGRPWQDARWVSLHGRDPEPLARELQTRPRALAVLTDPGRGGADAVRRCLRSSGLEASYQLWLGENLGHADERMRLIPADAPLPEPLQPLLVALLIAKEPSIPNERALPLFGLEDGLYLQHPDHPGLMTKREARIQLLADLELPDQGVLWDIGAGTGSIGLEALRLRPQLRLLAVERRAGGAALIQANAQRLKVMPSAVVETDALSLLSADLLDGLDQPDRVLLGGGGPHRETLLKAVLQRLRPSGIVVIPLATLEAVATLRPLLEQSGLTVQLNQLQAWRGQPLSNGTRLAPMNPILSLKGTKS comes from the coding sequence ATGATCGATGTGATCGGCACTGACGCAGGGGCACCGGCCTCGCTGCCCGCTGCGCAGCAAGCCCTGATTCGAGCTGCCGAACAGATCGCCGCACCGCGCCGGCTTCAGCCAGCCCTTGAAACGTGGCTGGAATGCCCGGTTCCCCTGATCGACAGCGACGACCCCCGCCATCTGGTGGAGGTGCTCAGCGCGCTCTCCGCTCAAACCAATGCGGTGGTGCTGGCCAGTGGGGACCCGCTCTGGTTCGGCATCGGCAGAATTCTGGCGGAGCGCCTCGGGCCGGAGCGGCTGCGCTTTCATCCCGCGCCCACCTGCCTGCAAATGGCCTTTGCCCGCATCGGTCGTCCCTGGCAGGACGCCCGCTGGGTGAGCCTGCATGGACGCGATCCCGAGCCCCTGGCCCGGGAACTGCAGACGCGGCCGAGGGCCCTGGCGGTGCTCACCGATCCTGGCCGTGGCGGTGCCGACGCCGTGCGCCGCTGTCTGCGAAGCAGCGGTCTGGAGGCGAGCTATCAGCTCTGGCTGGGGGAAAACCTTGGCCATGCCGACGAACGGATGCGGCTGATCCCGGCCGATGCCCCCCTGCCGGAGCCACTGCAGCCCTTGCTGGTGGCGCTGTTGATCGCCAAGGAACCGTCCATTCCGAACGAGAGGGCGTTGCCGTTGTTCGGTCTGGAGGATGGCCTGTACCTCCAGCACCCGGATCATCCCGGGCTGATGACCAAACGGGAGGCACGCATCCAGTTGCTGGCGGATCTGGAGCTGCCCGATCAAGGCGTGCTCTGGGACATTGGGGCCGGCACGGGCAGCATCGGCCTGGAGGCCCTTCGCCTGCGGCCCCAGCTCAGGCTGCTGGCGGTGGAGCGCAGGGCCGGTGGGGCTGCCTTGATCCAGGCCAATGCCCAGCGGCTCAAGGTGATGCCCAGCGCCGTGGTGGAAACCGATGCGCTGAGCCTGCTGTCCGCCGACCTGCTGGACGGCCTGGACCAACCGGATCGTGTGTTGCTGGGTGGTGGCGGCCCCCATCGCGAGACGCTGCTGAAGGCCGTGCTGCAACGGTTGCGTCCATCAGGGATCGTGGTGATTCCGCTGGCGACCCTTGAAGCGGTGGCCACACTGCGGCCGCTGCTGGAACAGTCAGGACTGACGGTGCAGCTCAATCAATTGCAGGCCTGGCGAGGCCAACCCCTCAGCAATGGCACCCGCCTGGCTCCAATGAACCCGATCCTGAGCCTGAAAGGCACAAAATCGTGA